The DNA window GCAGCTGCCAGACAACTTCCCATTTTGACAAGCACttgtcccccgcccccacccctcccaatgATCCTGCATGCAGGTGGTTCTCAAGCTTGCATGTGCATCCAAATAATCTGAAGGGCTTTATGGAGACACAAAGTGCTGGCCccatcccagagtttctgatgcaGGAGGTCTGGGATGGGActggaaatttgcattttaacaaatttccaagtgatgctgatgctgccacCACCACACTTTAGGAGCCACTGATGTGAACCCTGTAATACCCTGTAACAAATCCCTTTTAGCTGAACTGGCTGGAGAGGATTCTGTTCTATGCAGCTGAACCTTGACCaatagagaggttaaataatcattttattcatgtcttctctgTCCTTATCTACTTGATCTGTCAGTGGTTAAAAGAAGTAGttcttgtggggtgcctgggtggctcagttgttaagtgtctgcctgccttcagtaagtgtctgccttcggctcaggtcatgattccagaatcctgggatggagccccacattgggctccctgctcagagggaagcctgcttctccctctcccactcctcctgctggtgttctctctctcactgtgtctctctctgtccaataaataaataaaatcttaaaaaaaaaaaaaaagttcttgcaTTTCCTGAAGATTGtgctttgttttgtatttattataaagtatTCCCTTTTTGTCCCATTTAATACTTTCTCTCCTGAATTCAACTTTGCTATTACCAACAAAACTCCTGTTTTCTTTGTGCCTACATTTGccctatatatttttatatcttttgactTCTAGCTCTTTGGGTTCCTTTGTTTTTAGACATCTCTTTCAAAGCATATAGTTTGGCTTTTAAATGAATccaaatctttattctttttttttttttttttttttagtgggtgAATTGATCTTTGGTTATTGTTATACAGCTTTATCTTATGTCATcttgtaggttttttccttttctttgtgtttatttccaGTCTCTTACTCTGTAGCCCTTAAAACAATTCCTTCTGGTTCCTGTGGCCTGCTAGGCATTTTGGAAGCAATATAGTATACTGCCTTGGGTTCTATTAAACATCCTTAAGGCATATGCAGACCTATGGGAGATTCCCTCCTGGGATGTGAGCTATTTCTCCTTCTTTGTCATAGATAGGCTGGTTATTTTGGCCAAAAACTGAGCCCTTGCAGAGTTCTGAGTTGCTCAGCTTTTTGGTTTGGTGGTCAGTGTTTTGTTTATGTCTGTCAGTTTACTTTTGCCCATGGTTCCCCAATTGATATTCTGGGtttggaaaaaaattgaagaggggcgcttgggtgactcattcgattaagcaactgactcatggttttggctcaggtcatgatctcagggtcatgggatcgggccctgcatcgggctgtgctctgggctctgggctctgcgctcagtgggagtctgcttgactctccctctccttctgcccctcccctgctcttggGCATGTGTGagtccattctctctctttttctcaaaaaaaaaaaaaaaaaaaaaaagattcatgacAGTTTTTTAGTTCATTCTCCATGTGGGAAAGGTCTCTTAATGTAGTAGGATGTCCCTTTATCTCATAGCCATCTACCTCCCCTATTCAGGTAAAAGATTAGTGGCAGGGCACTAGAGAACTCTtacttattattaaataaatctcTTCTTTGACTAGTACTCACAAAGATGAATGTTAGCTCTAGGCATCCTCCTTCAATTTGGTCTAAATTTTATGTATCTGGCGGCTGTTCTTTGTAGCCTATTCCTGAAGGTTTAGGAAGTTTGGGAAGATTTTTTCactttctgtctttttattttttgagaggaaGGGGGTGATTCATTTCACTGGGTTTTAGGGAAAGAAGTTGAATAATTGTTCATTCACTGCATTATCCTTATGAGAAAACTTAAGAGCTTTAAACTGGCTGAAGAATATAATGCTTGGCACAaattaagcatttaataaataaatggtagcTTTCTTATTACCTGTTTATTGCTAGCTCTGCTACTGcctaagttccatgagggcagggaccttgtctgTTTTGGTTATTGTCATATTACCAgttcctagaacagtgcctgacatagaAAATGcttagtaattattattaaatgaatgCGTGATCAGGGAGCTTGGGTTTctggctggggggtgggcagtgggtgGGATGGGAGGAGAAAAGACAGGCAAAGAGAAAACTCTGAGCCAGTGCAAATAGCTTTTGCCTTCTACTCATGTGTATGTCTCTGTGCAGGGGCAGCCATTTTAGGGGGTGCTGATGGATACCTGCGGGGTCGGCTGTGTTGCCCTGGGGGAGGCCGGCCCCGTGGGGAACATGACTGTGGTAGACTCTCCTGGACAAGAGGTGCTAAATCAGCTTGATGTCAAGGCCTCTTCAGAAACAACTAGTGCTGAGGCTTCCATAGAGATGTCTTTACCTACACCTTTGCCTGGATTTGAGGATTCTCTTGATGAGAGGAGGCTCCCTGCAGAACAAGAAAGCCTCTCCAGACTTGAACAGCAAGGTATGTAccttgtcctttcctttttttttttttttttttaatctccctgTGCTTAGCTTAAGATGAAAGAGAGCAGGGTGAGCTCACAGGATCTTATCAAGCCAGGTATGGTATAATCTATTCCAAAGAGGTTTGACCTCCAAAGAGGTCCCGTCTCACAGACCCATATTCTTCTCTACAGATCTTTCTTCAGAGATGTCAAAGGTCTCAAAGCCTAGGGCCTCAAAGCCTGGCCGGAAGAGAGGTGGTAGCACACGGAAAGGCCCCAGAAAGCCCCAGCAACCTAATCCTCCATCAGCCCCTCTGGTTCCCGGTCTCTTAGATCAGTCCAACCCTCTATCCACCCCCATGCCTAAGAAACGAGGTCGAAGGTCCAAGGCAGAGCTGCTACTGCTGAAGTTGTCCAAAGACCTGGATCAGCCGGAGTCTCCACCTCCAAAGAGGCCCCCTGAGGACTTTGAGACCCCTCCTGGGGAACGACCCCGCCGAAGGGCTGCCCAAGTGTAAGGACTGTGGGGTGCAGTTTGGTGGAGGGGGATCGGGGTGAAGGGTTGGTGGGGGCAGACGTTGGAGAGCTGAGAGGCTGTGACAAGGTGTCAGGTAAGCGGGGGTAGCTTCTGGGTTCTGGGGGCTTGATCCATCTTCTAGCTCTTACgacagcagctttttttttttttttttttttttaatctgttgctGAGTTTGTCTAGGAGGTTGCTTTTTGTGCCTTGTATCCTGTCACATTTTTCAGTTTCCTCCAGGTCTTTGTTGCAATTTTCCCACCCAGTATATATCGGTCTCTGTGTGCccttccattcttctctgggctcTTACTGATCTCTGACTGCGGTAGAGTGAAAGTGCCTTGGACTTGGAGTTggcagacctgggttcagatTCCACATACGTGATCTGAGTCCTCTCTTGGCCAAGTCCCTTAACTTCCCTAGATTTCTGGTTCTTTATCAAAGGGGGAAGGGAAATTAATAGCTGCTTCCCAGGGTCACTGGGCGGATCCAGTGAGATGAGAATCGGCCGAGTGTCTGGAAAAGCGGGCTGTCTGTGAAGTGTGTGTGAGGGTGGCCGTGACTCTGCCCTGTCCCGCAGGGCACTTCTGTACCTTCAGGAACTGGCTGAAGAGCTCTCGACGGCCCTGCCTGCTCCGGTGTCCTGTCCCGAGAGCCCCAAGGTCAGCAGCCCCGCCAAACCGAAGAAAAGCCGGCAGCAGGCAGCCTGTCAAGGTGGAGAAGAAGAGGATGACACTGCACGGGATGAAGACTTTGTGCTCCAGGTTGAGGCGGAAGATGGAGATGAAAGCGAGGCCCCAAGCGAGAGCTCATCTGACCCCGAGCCTGTGGTGCCTCAAAGCACCCCACGAGGGTCTGCCGCAGGGGTAACCTGAATGCACAAGAAAGTGAATGTGGAGCTGGGATTGTTAGCGAGGTCTGCAGGGCGCCCCAGTGGAAAGCTTTGGCCTAGTAACTGATGGCCAAAATAAGTCATCGAAGAAAGGGACACCGTCCAAAAACAGTTGAGCAggcgggggctgggggtgtgAGCGCATGAGGGTACTCACTCAGATATCAAGCATCTGCTCTGCACTAGGAAACACGTGACTAGGAGAGCCGCCGgcctcagagtccatagtgtgATAAGGGCGGGAGGGAACCAAATGCTTTTGGCGTGTTGAGGAGGGCAGTGAACTGCTGGGGCTTCACAGAGAAGCGATGGTTGGGCTAGGTCTTGAAAGGTGAATAGGAGTTTGCCAGAGAGATTGGTTTTCCCAGGAATTCCCCCGACAGGACAGCAAGCAGGCAGAGCTGTTGAGCGCTGTCAGCAGGTTCCCAAAGGTGCCCTGTGGGATCAGCAAaaggccggggggcggggggaggggggaagcagtgGGGGGATTGAACTCGAGAGGATGGAAGGACAAAGACTGGTAGGAGCCAACACAGGTGTTTGTATGTTTAttgaattgtggtaaaatatacataacataaaatttgccatttaaaaatgtaaattattttgggggtgcctgggtggctcagtcagttaaccgtccagctcttgattttgcctcaggtcgtgatctcagtcaaggttgtgagattgagcaccctgtcaggctccatgctgggcgtgggagcctgcttgagattctccctcccctctcgctctgctcctccatcccccaccccaaaaaagtACAACTGAGTGGCATTAGCACATTCTAGTGTTGTGCAGCCATCGCTGCTACCCAtttccagaacgttttcatcatcccagaaagtCTGTGCAACAGagatttttaagtagaaaaataacaTGATCAGTTAGGACTATAGGTCAGTCTGCCGTGGACAGTGAGGAGACAGCTGCAGTGATCCAGGTAGTGATAGGGAGGGCCTGGGTCAGGCTGTGAAGCAAGTGAAAGGGGGGGCAGGTGCAAGAGACATTTAAGAGAATTAACAGCACTTAGCAGTTGCTGGAAAGGAAGGAGTAGGAGTTTCTAGCTGAGATGGTGCTCTTAAGTGTCGGACTTCAGGACAGGAACggtgggagcaggggaggggtgggtgagCAGGGGAGGCGATGGGCTCATTTTCCGACCTGCTGAGTTGGAGGGGCCCGTGTGCCAGGAGCCATCCTACTGGAGATGTCTGGTTGCCAGTCACGTGCATGGGACCAGACTTCCTTGTCTTAAGCACAACATTTAAGGGAGCACCAAACTcctcagtaatcaagataaatatcTTGATGcaacattttaacaaataaaagtaatgcaaggcacctgggtggctcagtcagtgaagcatctgccttcggctcaggtcatgatcccaggattttgggatcgagccctatgtcgggctccctgctcagtgaggagcctgcttctccctttccctctgctcctccctccactctgcTGTCTtgcacactttatttttatagtatatttatattttaaggtaaataaaatcttaaaaataatgcaacaaatttatgatgaacaaaatatcagaGTTTTAAACAACGACAGGAACTGCATTACTGATTTTCCTTTTGCCTTAGGCTCTATAATATGGGTTGGCACCACACTGTAAAGGTCTAGAATTTGTAGAAAAGCTGAAACTGGGTAAAGTTTACATTTACTAAGATGTCAACGATGGTAGTCAAAGCCGTGGACATGGGATGAGAGGACCCGGACTACATGTATAGAGGGTCGATGAAAAGACAGAGGAACTTTGGGAAATACTGTTATCACCCAAACCTGTCAGAGGAGGGAGCGCCTGTGGGGAAATatcagagaggcaggaagagtaAGGAGACGCTGTCCCATGGGGACGGAGTTTCAGGAAGCAAATGTGAGTCCTCTGAACCAAATGCCATGGAGACGCCGAGGAAGGTGAACAGAAAATACATCACAGGTTTTCAGTTTTGATGGAGGAGTGGGAGCAGAAGGTGAAGAAGTCATTGTGATGGCGGAAACATCAGTCTTTTAAGATGCTGTTAAATCAGGCTAGAGAGGAAGCAGTGCCAAGAAAAGTAAAAGCTGGGAAAGATGCCGTCTGGAGACTTCTCTAATCTGTAaaattctctccctttttttcatttgctcCTCAGAAGCAGAAGCCACACTGCCGGGGGATGGCTCCCAATGGCTTACCAAATCACATCATGGCTCCTGTTTGGAAGTGCCTCCATCTCACCAAGGACCTGTGAGACTtgaggaagggggctggggatGAGTGGGTGGTGGCGGCATGCAAAGGACCATCGAGAAGTAGGGCCGTGGGAAAGAGGGAAGGCACTCACAGGGCAGGACGCTGAAGACATCCATAACTAAAAGGCACTGCTGCAAAGGCAAGAGCTCCAGAGCTGTGCCGTCCAGCACAGTAGCCACTAGCTGTGTGGCCATTTAAATGtaatgtaaaattaattaaaatgaaaagtctgCTTTCTCAGttacactagccacatttcaagtgcccaGTAGCTACTTGCAGCTAGTGGCTAGTGTATCTGTCAGACAGCGTAGATGATAGATCACTTCCGTCATTGTAAAGGTTTACCAGACAGCACTGCTCTagaatttctcttctccttcattAATGCTTCTTGTGTTCCTCCAGCCGAGAAAAGAAGCATTCATACTGGGAGTTTGCAGAATGGATTCCGTTGGCCTGGAAGTGGCACTTGTTATCTGAACTGTAAGTGAAAGAGACATTCTGAAGCTGGGAGGGGGTGACACCCCTGGAGATAGGAGGGTGACAGGGAATCCTGGGATGGGtgaaacttccaaattcactctgttccctcccccgcccccagtgaAGCAGCTCCCTACCTGCCCCAGGAGGAGAAGTCTCCACTGTTCTCTGTCCAACGTGAAGGACTTCCTGAGGACGGCACACTCTACCGAATAAACAGGTGAAGATTGCATATCTGTTTCTGATTCTAGGagatagaaataggaaaaatgagTATTGAGAGGGATGGCAGATTGGCCCTGTTCTTCCCCTGATGCTGTTCCAGGGGTCCCAAGGTAGGAGTCTTGCTGGATCCGGCCAGCCCGCTCTAATTTTGCAGTGCTCATTGCTGCTGGGCAGACTAAGGGAAGCAAGGAAGATGGCAGGCCAGTTTACCAGGTCACATCTACTCAGATAGACCCGACAGGCTGGCCCTGGAGAGAACACTGTAGTAGACCACAGTGCATAGCCTATCATCTTTGAAGGTGAACTGGAGCTAGACAGGCtttggaaggaaaggaggacGGTACAGGCGGTGGCTAAGGACTGTTTTCACCTGTAGACTCCTCTTGCTCTTCTGGCCCCTGCTTAAGCCAGTTCATACCGGCGCCAGCTGGAGCTCCCATTCTGTCCgcattaccttttcttttttttaaagacttaattttttttggagcagttttaggttcacagcagaactgagaggaaggtgcagagatCCCCCGTATACCCCCTGTCCCCCTTCCACATGCACAGCTCGCCCACtgtcaacatcccccaccagagggCAGATGCGTTACAGTTGATggacctacactgacacatcatcacTCGAAGTCCGTAtgttacattagggttcactcttggtgttgtgcgTTCTGtagatttggacaaatgtataaggaCCTGTCTCCATCATTACGGCATCATACCGAGTAGCTTCGCTGCCCTAAAAGTTCTGTGCACCAACCACTCCTCCTGCCCGCCCCGCTAACCCATCGCTATCATGGATCTTTTGATtgtctttatagttttgccttaTCCAAAATGTCCCATAGTTGGGATTATACAGTGTGTAGGCTTTTCAGGTGGGCTGCTTTCATTTAGTGATATgccttttcatggtttgatagctcatttctttttagtgccaaataatattccattgtttggatgttactttatccattcacctctgaaAGCCTTATTACCTTTTGTTAATTCCTTTCTTCATCCCATCTTTGACTTTTCTCTAGATTTAGCTCGATCACAGCACACCCAGAGCGCTGGGATGTGTCCTTCTTCACGGGGGGACCCCTCTGGGCTCTGGACTGGTGTCCAGTGCCAGAGGGGGCGGCAGCTTCGCAGTATGTGGCCCTTTTCTCCAGCCCTGACATGAATGAGACACACCCACTGAGCCAGCTTCATTCAGGTCCTGGGCTGCTCCAAGTCTGGGGCCTTGGGACCTTGCAGCAAGAAAGCTGGTGAGGTGGGGCTGGGACGCTGCCGTGGGAGGGTGGTTGAGGAGGAGAGAACCTGGGCAGGGGAGCTGgcggggagctggggaggagagctgggaggCCTGGAttggggctgggccagggagcAGGGGGCCTGGAATGGGTTGAGATGGGCTCTGGCCACCCTAGGCCGTtctccctgcccattctccccatATGCTTTCTCTCCTCAGTCCTGGCAACAGGGCTCACTTTGTCTATGGGATTGCTTGCGACCACGGCTGCATCTGGGACCTCAAGTTCTGCCCCAGTGGAGCATGGGAACTTCCAGGCACCCCACGGAAGGTACCTCCCTGTTGGTTGTGGGATGCCCTGGGACtcacagaaagaacagagaggcCCTATGAATTCCCAGAGTTGACAGAGCGGAGGATGGAGTTCTCCAGCAAATCCATGTCATTTCCAGGGACCAAAACCTCAGAAGTTTTCTAAGAGGCCCTGAAAGCAGCAAGCCTCAGCACAGATCTGGTCTCCCCCTCTAGGCTCCTCTCCTGCCCAGGTTGGGCCTCTTGGCTCTTGCCTGCTCCGACGGGAAGGTGCTGCTGTTCAGTCTGCCCCATCCAGAGGCCCTGCTGGCTCAGCAGCCCCCAGGTGAGGAGCACAGGAGGCAGGGGGCATGGGGCTGCTGTAGTGGGCCCCGTCCAGCTCTCCTGAAAGTCCTCCTAGCCTGGCCTCTGGGACAGAGCCTCACTCAGCACCGCAGCCACTCTGACTTCTCACCTTtgtcctccccctctctctgtagCAGCCTGCAAGGGGTGCTCTCTCCTGCAGTCTTCTCACCGGGATCTTTCAGCCCActcccctttcccccctttccctgctgtgtgctctcaggccctcccctcctgctgcctcAGCTAACTGGGTGTGTAAAGAGCTGCTAAGGCTGATCTGTCCTGCCAcgctcttctccttcccccagtcCCGTACTTGACCTGTCCTGTTCTCACTGCCATGTACACATAAACACAGTCTCTTtgctgggaagagagggagagaacggaGAGCTGAAGGTGAGCCAGAAGAGGAAGGGGTTAGTGAAAGGCATCTCCTGTTTGTCAAATTTGTTTTTCAACTGTACTGAGTATTTAAAGAAGAGGGCACCCAGGTTTGAGCCCCAAGAAATCCCATATTTGGTGGTCTGGCTGAGGAGCGAATAGGTGTGAGGAAGTGAAGACAAATGTGTGGACAGTTCTTTCCAGTAGACTGGCTGTGAAGGGGAACGCGAAGATGAGGGTGGTGCTGGAGGGGAATAAGGGCTAAAGGAGGggtttgtttgtgtatttgttccATTTAGTTAGAAGACTACAGTGCATGTTTACATCTGACTATGAGAATGACCCagtagggagagagaggaagtgggtcattcaggagaaagaaagataaCCAAATGCGCAAAGTTCTGAAAAAGGTGAGAGAGGGtcgagagagagcagagtggagCAGTTAGCCATTATGATAGAACGAAGGACACACTCAAGTACAACGGGGGGGAAAGAAGATGGGGGCAGGTAGAGGTAGAGGCATCGGTGTGCTGGAGGAGAGATGGCTGTCCGGGAAGGTCATTCTCAGGTCAGCGGTGCTGATCTAAGAGCAAGGCAGGCCAGGACATCAGTCCTCTGTTCCCAGAGCATCAGTTACCGCTCTTCTTCCTTCACAGATGCGATGAAGCCTGCCATCTATAAGGTGAGTGAGGGACCTGCTACCTTAGCCAAGGCTCCATCTTCTCGAGCCTCCCTTTCTAATTCCACAGTGagtctcctgcctctcccccacctccaccccgcGGGGTTAAACACTAATTTGAGcctttgttgcaaatggtaagtatCCCTAACCCTAGTCCCGGCTCTTCTGTCCCTGCAGGTACAGTGTGTGGCAACCCTTCAGGTGGGGTCTATGCAAGCTTCAGACCCCTCTGAGTGCGGTCAGTGCCTTAGCCTGGCCTGGATGCCCACCCGGCCTCACCACCACCTGGCTGCTGGCTACTATAAtggtaaaaaaccaaaacagcatAAGGGGCTATTGCTCTTTAAACTTCATATATGCTTGTATTTTTGGTGGTGGTTTCCTTTTTGGTTCAGTGGTGGGCATTATGTTTaagcaatattaaaaaatacaaagaaataaaagtcactaGAATTTTTCTACTCAGAAAAACATAATTAAGAACAAATGATCAGGGGCGACTGGGTGACtaagtaggttaagcatctgcctttggctcaggtcatgatattggggtcctaggatcaagccctgcgtcgggctccctactcaatgaggagtctgctccctctccctctgcccgtctccAGCTCagctctcgcttgctctctcaaataagtgaaatctttaaaaaaaaaaagaagaagaagaagaagggtgcctgggtggctcagttggttaagcgtctgccttcagctcaggtcatgatcccagagtcctggaattgagccccgtgttgggctccctgctcagcggggagcctgcttctccctctccctctgcctgccacaccccgcttgctctcactcttgctgtctctctttctctctgtctctgtcaaatagataaataaaatcttaaaaaaaaaaatagataaacatcATTTCCTGAGTTCTCTATgcatacataaagataaaaagatcaGATGGCAAGAGAGAGACTTCTATAGCGATGGGATCATACTATGTaagctattttaaagattttatttttaagtaattatacccactgtgggccttgaactcaacCCCAGGGTCAAGAGTCGCaatgctccacggactgagccagccaggcgcccctacataagctattttaaatgaaaatgtaggaAATTTAATTAtcctttaattttataaaagtaaaagacTGAATTGAAACTGAGAGCTGGGCTAAGCTCCCCATAAATGTTCCTTCACCACAGAGACGTTAGTTCCTTCAAGATACTCTTAAGGTTTAAAAGGGGACAGAAGAGGATCATAGATAAAGAGCCATTCCCGTAGTTGGAGTCCACAGGCGACAGTTTCACGGTTCGACCTCATAAGTGGTCTCGCCTCAGGAGGTCGGGACATTAGCACTTTCACacctctcttcctgtccctctctgtcttttAAGCGTCTTTCTTTTGGTGCGGCGATTCTTACATCGTCAGGGCACATCATTCTTGATGCTGTTTTGCTCTTAATTCCCCGAGTTATAATTCCGCATTGAAATGATCACGCGTGTCCCCCGGTCCGTCCCTCTCAGTCTGCCCTTGTTGCTGCATGACATGCAGCTCAGCTGGAGTTTGCTGCCAATAAGCTTTTCCAAGATAAGCTCATAGGTGCTACATTTCCTGCATTCTTAGCTACAAATAGTTTCCCCAGCTAttgtttattaaattcttactgttaggacacctgggtggctcagtcggttaagcatctgcctttggctcgggtcatggtcctagggtcctgggatcgagccctatgtagggctgcctgcatctccctctccccctcccccactcatgctctttctctctctctttctcaaataaataaaatctttttaaaaaattcttactgttctttaatttgtcttcttttttatcaAAGTTATGCTTTTGATTCCGTCCTCCTCTGCCCGCCTGGTCAGGGGGCAGCTGGTTTTGGGTCATCAGAGTTAGtttctatttgttcatttgttttctgtttctgtgcatCTTGTTGCTTTTGGCTCCTTGCCTGTCCTCTTTGTCTTAGAGCAGAGTTGGCAGACCTTTCTCTAAAGGTccagatagtgaatattttatGCCTTGTGGGCTGTTTGACCATTGTTggaactactcagctctgccattgaGAAATGAAGGCAGCCTTACATTAGGTAAACGAATGGGTGTGACTGTTCTAGTCAGATTTTATTTACCAAAGCAGGCAGCAGGCTGTATTTGGCCCACGGGCTGTAGTTCGCCAACCCTTGTCCTAGAGggtttatgctttttaaaaaatcccttctATTTAGTAGGGAATAGAGGCTATTGGGTATTTTCAGTCTGTCTGTCAACCACAAGTCCCAGACCAAGCTATTTTTTGTTGATGAGAGTTGGAGCTAAAATATCACAGAGGGAATGTTGGCGAGCTAATCATGATCTCTATATCCTTTCATAAGGGGGTCACATCTGAGGGTAAA is part of the Ursus arctos isolate Adak ecotype North America unplaced genomic scaffold, UrsArc2.0 scaffold_8, whole genome shotgun sequence genome and encodes:
- the GTF3C2 gene encoding general transcription factor 3C polypeptide 2, producing the protein MDTCGVGCVALGEAGPVGNMTVVDSPGQEVLNQLDVKASSETTSAEASIEMSLPTPLPGFEDSLDERRLPAEQESLSRLEQQDLSSEMSKVSKPRASKPGRKRGGSTRKGPRKPQQPNPPSAPLVPGLLDQSNPLSTPMPKKRGRRSKAELLLLKLSKDLDQPESPPPKRPPEDFETPPGERPRRRAAQVALLYLQELAEELSTALPAPVSCPESPKVSSPAKPKKSRQQAACQGGEEEDDTARDEDFVLQVEAEDGDESEAPSESSSDPEPVVPQSTPRGSAAGKQKPHCRGMAPNGLPNHIMAPVWKCLHLTKDLREKKHSYWEFAEWIPLAWKWHLLSELEAAPYLPQEEKSPLFSVQREGLPEDGTLYRINRFSSITAHPERWDVSFFTGGPLWALDWCPVPEGAAASQYVALFSSPDMNETHPLSQLHSGPGLLQVWGLGTLQQESCPGNRAHFVYGIACDHGCIWDLKFCPSGAWELPGTPRKAPLLPRLGLLALACSDGKVLLFSLPHPEALLAQQPPDAMKPAIYKVQCVATLQVGSMQASDPSECGQCLSLAWMPTRPHHHLAAGYYNGMVVFWNLPTNSPLQRIRLSDGSLKLYPFQCFLAHDQAVRTLQWCKANSHFLVSAGSDRKIKFWDLRRPYEPINSIKRFLSTELAWLLPYNGVTVAQDNCYASYGLCGIHYIDAGYLGFKAYFTAPRKGTVWSLSGSDWLGTIAAGDISGELIAAILPDMALNPINVKRPVERRFPIYKADLMPYQDSPEGRDHSSASSEAPNPPKARTYAETVNHHYLLFQDTDLGSFHDLLHREPMLRMQEGEGHSQLCLDRLQLEAIHKVRFSPNLDSYGWLVSGGQSGLVRIHFVRGLTSPLGHRMQLESRAHFSAMFQPSSPIKGPGFPPTSHRLLPGP